The following proteins come from a genomic window of Novosphingobium sp. P6W:
- a CDS encoding glycosyltransferase codes for MSKPIFYDPTGRRSRWARRVLSLLLVAVIIGAVAFATTLVAVPAQRELELPLQRLHASSLHGSPLKHRLTSWLPKLHPAGQQKPLSIGFYVPNNDSSFLSLVHHGNDLDWVVPALVSVSGPTHDVQIESDARFDHLVAGEAHRFKVLPMVQNFGATEWDGAGAASLMHDKAQRRAFEQRLGTMVAQRGEKGLVMDFEALPTSAMPDYIAFLSELRAALPQGSHLAVTVPADTEGWPLEALAKVSDKIIFMAYDQHWEGGEAGPIAPQDWFLREVQGALKRIGPDRIVVALGSYAYDWHGDDTDALSIEDAWLAAHDSGAKVSFDPASGNAAFAYDDDAGAGGGGHHTIWMLDAATNWNELAALKRLGIQDMAMWRLGTEDSGFWADLAAFRKGGTPDLSTPKALSSADIEGSGEILRITATPRDGDRAVRFDAEGMIRDEQYQSLPTPYVVQRAGGSNPKVLALTFDDGPDPTWTPLILNELEAAHVPGTFFVIGENALGSPGLLKRIVADGDELGNHTYTHPNLANAGGQQTRLELNATQRLVEAYTGRSMTLFRAPYFGDAEPTTPDELGPALEAQKAGYTVVGLHVDPNDWQRPGTESIVQQVLDQVHSASSTNAMNVILLHDGGGNRAETVAALPRIIETLKGEGYSFVTASQLVGIPQARAMPVISSPDLAAVRVDVAAFVLLMTVSAILAWVFYVAISLGMARAVIMAGLAWFQSRRQRAEPPHYEPTVSVIIPAFNEERVIAGSIARVLASDYPALQVIVADDGSKDATSTIVREIFGEDPRVTLLTLRNGGKAAALNRALRDATGDVVIALDADTQFEPETIRRLARWFADPEIGAVAGDARVGNRVNLVTRWQAVEYITAQNLERRALAGFDAMTVVPGAVGAWRRTALDSVGGYPEDTLAEDQDLTIAIQRAGWRVTYDPRAVAWTEAPESFAALAKQRFRWAFGTLQCLWKHRKVISRRKPSGLGLVGLPQAWLFQIGFAAISPLIDLALVMSIIGTAVRVLAHGWAQTRGDVGTMAVYWTVFTAIDVLCGWVAYRLDGHKVPYPAHLLVAQRLVYRQIMYWVVLRAIASAVAGWVVGWGKLERTGRVTAAHPA; via the coding sequence ATGTCCAAGCCCATCTTCTACGATCCCACCGGACGCCGCAGCCGCTGGGCGCGGCGTGTCCTCTCCCTGCTGCTGGTGGCCGTCATCATCGGTGCGGTGGCCTTTGCGACCACGCTGGTCGCGGTGCCGGCCCAGCGCGAGCTTGAACTGCCCCTCCAGCGCCTGCACGCCTCCTCCCTGCATGGATCGCCGCTCAAGCACCGGCTGACCTCGTGGCTGCCCAAACTGCACCCCGCCGGGCAGCAGAAGCCGCTGAGCATCGGCTTCTATGTGCCGAACAATGATTCCAGTTTCCTGTCGCTGGTCCACCACGGCAACGATCTCGACTGGGTGGTGCCGGCGCTCGTCAGTGTGTCCGGGCCAACCCACGATGTGCAGATCGAAAGCGATGCGCGCTTCGACCACCTCGTCGCCGGGGAGGCGCATCGCTTCAAGGTGCTGCCGATGGTGCAGAACTTCGGCGCGACCGAGTGGGACGGCGCCGGCGCCGCCTCGCTGATGCACGACAAGGCTCAGCGCCGCGCTTTCGAGCAGCGCCTGGGCACTATGGTCGCCCAGCGCGGCGAGAAGGGGCTGGTGATGGATTTCGAGGCGCTGCCCACCAGCGCCATGCCGGACTATATCGCCTTTCTCAGCGAACTTCGCGCTGCCCTCCCGCAAGGCTCGCATCTGGCGGTGACGGTGCCTGCGGACACCGAGGGCTGGCCGCTCGAAGCGCTGGCAAAGGTTTCAGACAAGATCATCTTCATGGCCTACGACCAGCATTGGGAAGGCGGCGAGGCGGGCCCGATCGCGCCGCAGGACTGGTTCCTGCGCGAAGTGCAGGGCGCCCTGAAGCGCATCGGCCCCGACCGGATCGTCGTAGCGCTGGGCAGCTATGCCTACGACTGGCACGGCGACGATACGGACGCCCTATCGATCGAGGACGCATGGCTGGCCGCGCATGACAGCGGCGCGAAGGTTTCGTTCGACCCCGCCAGCGGCAATGCGGCCTTCGCCTATGACGATGACGCGGGCGCCGGGGGAGGGGGGCATCACACGATCTGGATGCTGGATGCGGCCACCAACTGGAACGAGCTGGCCGCCCTGAAGCGGCTGGGCATCCAGGACATGGCGATGTGGCGTCTGGGGACCGAGGATTCGGGCTTCTGGGCCGACCTTGCCGCATTCCGCAAGGGCGGCACGCCGGACCTTTCCACCCCCAAGGCGCTCAGCAGCGCAGACATCGAGGGCTCGGGCGAAATCCTGCGCATCACCGCCACCCCGCGCGATGGCGACCGCGCCGTCCGCTTCGACGCCGAGGGCATGATCCGGGATGAACAGTACCAATCCCTGCCCACGCCTTACGTGGTCCAGCGTGCCGGAGGCTCCAACCCCAAGGTCCTGGCGCTGACCTTCGACGATGGCCCCGATCCCACCTGGACCCCGCTGATCCTGAACGAACTGGAAGCAGCGCACGTCCCCGGCACGTTCTTCGTCATCGGCGAAAACGCGCTCGGCAGTCCCGGCCTGCTCAAGCGCATCGTCGCCGACGGGGACGAACTGGGCAACCACACCTATACCCATCCCAACCTCGCCAATGCCGGGGGCCAGCAAACCCGTCTTGAACTGAACGCCACCCAGCGGCTGGTGGAAGCCTATACCGGGCGCAGCATGACCTTGTTCCGCGCCCCCTATTTCGGGGACGCCGAGCCGACCACGCCCGACGAACTGGGGCCAGCCCTGGAAGCACAGAAAGCGGGCTATACCGTTGTCGGCCTTCACGTCGATCCGAACGACTGGCAGCGACCGGGGACCGAATCGATTGTCCAGCAGGTCCTCGATCAGGTTCATTCCGCGTCGAGCACCAATGCGATGAACGTGATCCTCCTGCACGACGGCGGCGGCAACCGCGCCGAGACGGTGGCCGCGCTGCCGCGCATTATCGAGACGCTCAAGGGCGAAGGCTATAGCTTCGTTACGGCTTCGCAGCTGGTCGGTATTCCGCAGGCCCGTGCGATGCCGGTGATTTCCTCGCCCGATCTGGCGGCTGTGCGGGTCGACGTTGCGGCCTTCGTCTTGCTGATGACGGTTTCCGCGATCCTAGCCTGGGTGTTCTATGTCGCGATCTCGCTGGGCATGGCGCGCGCCGTCATCATGGCCGGTCTCGCCTGGTTCCAGAGCCGCCGCCAGCGCGCCGAACCGCCGCATTACGAGCCCACCGTATCGGTCATCATCCCCGCCTTCAACGAGGAGCGGGTAATTGCCGGCTCGATCGCGCGGGTGCTGGCAAGCGATTACCCTGCCTTGCAGGTGATCGTCGCCGACGATGGATCCAAGGACGCCACCAGCACCATCGTGCGCGAGATCTTCGGCGAAGACCCGCGTGTGACGCTGCTAACGCTGCGCAACGGCGGCAAGGCTGCGGCCCTGAACCGGGCGCTGCGCGATGCGACAGGCGATGTCGTCATCGCGCTGGACGCGGACACGCAGTTCGAGCCGGAGACGATCCGCCGCCTCGCCCGCTGGTTCGCCGACCCGGAGATCGGCGCGGTTGCCGGCGATGCGCGGGTGGGCAACCGGGTGAACCTCGTCACGCGCTGGCAGGCGGTGGAATACATCACCGCGCAGAACCTGGAGCGCCGCGCCCTGGCGGGCTTCGACGCGATGACCGTGGTGCCCGGCGCAGTGGGTGCATGGCGGCGCACGGCGCTGGATTCGGTCGGCGGCTATCCCGAGGACACGCTGGCAGAGGATCAGGATCTCACCATCGCCATCCAGCGCGCCGGCTGGCGCGTCACCTACGATCCGCGCGCCGTTGCCTGGACCGAGGCGCCCGAAAGCTTTGCCGCGCTGGCCAAGCAGCGTTTCCGCTGGGCGTTCGGCACGCTGCAATGCCTGTGGAAGCACCGCAAGGTGATCTCGCGCCGGAAGCCTTCCGGGCTGGGTCTGGTGGGTCTGCCGCAGGCCTGGCTGTTCCAGATCGGCTTTGCGGCGATCTCGCCCCTGATCGACCTGGCGCTGGTCATGTCGATCATCGGGACGGCAGTGCGCGTCTTGGCCCATGGCTGGGCGCAAACGCGCGGAGACGTGGGAACCATGGCGGTCTACTGGACCGTATTCACCGCGATCGACGTGCTGTGCGGCTGGGTTGCCTATCGTCTGGACGGGCACAAGGTGCCTTATCCGGCCCACCTGCTGGTGGCGCAGCGGCTGGTCTATCGCCAGATCATGTACTGGGTGGTGCTGCGCGCCATCGCCTCCGCCGTAGCGGGCTGGGTGGTTGGCTGGGGCAAGCTGGAGCGCACGGGCCGGGTGACGGCGGCGCATCCGGCCTGA
- a CDS encoding SMP-30/gluconolactonase/LRE family protein — MTLWRKIERGVRDTLGEGALWCERDGAFYWVDILAPALNRMTLADGEITRWDMPAPLGWVAQRASGGLIGGFRDGVAAISLDPLTIASRHDPEPHLPGNRMNDGKADHHGAIWCGTMEMAEENATGSFYRLSPDGAWQLIDTGYTVTNGPAFSPCGNWLYHTDSGRRTIYRFPFDANGAGPREEFIRFSEEDGYPDGMTTDAEGFLWVAHWDGGRISRFAPDGTRDRSIELPARRITNIAFAGANLDRMFVTSASKGLPESEFDGALFEVECGVTGNPAGTYLG; from the coding sequence ATGACGCTCTGGCGCAAGATCGAACGCGGCGTGCGCGACACGCTGGGCGAAGGTGCCCTGTGGTGCGAGCGCGACGGTGCTTTCTATTGGGTCGACATCCTCGCCCCCGCCCTCAACCGCATGACGCTGGCCGACGGCGAGATCACGCGCTGGGACATGCCCGCGCCGCTCGGCTGGGTTGCACAGCGCGCCTCTGGCGGGCTGATCGGCGGCTTTCGCGACGGTGTCGCCGCGATCTCGCTTGACCCGCTGACCATCGCCTCGCGCCATGATCCCGAACCGCACCTGCCCGGCAACCGCATGAACGACGGCAAGGCCGACCACCACGGCGCGATCTGGTGCGGCACGATGGAAATGGCCGAGGAGAATGCCACCGGCTCGTTCTACCGCCTTTCGCCCGACGGCGCATGGCAGTTGATCGACACTGGCTACACCGTGACCAACGGCCCTGCGTTCTCGCCTTGCGGGAACTGGCTCTACCACACCGACTCCGGCCGCCGCACGATCTACCGCTTCCCGTTCGATGCCAATGGAGCGGGCCCGCGCGAGGAGTTCATCCGTTTCTCCGAGGAAGACGGCTACCCGGACGGCATGACCACCGACGCGGAAGGCTTCCTATGGGTGGCGCACTGGGACGGCGGACGGATCAGCCGCTTCGCCCCGGACGGCACGCGCGATCGCTCGATCGAACTGCCGGCCAGACGCATCACCAACATCGCCTTTGCCGGCGCGAATCTGGACCGCATGTTCGTGACTTCGGCGTCGAAGGGATTGCCGGAATCGGAATTCGACGGCGCCTTGTTCGAGGTGGAGTGCGGCGTTACCGGCAACCCGGCAGGCACTTACCTGGGCTGA
- a CDS encoding IlvD/Edd family dehydratase, with translation MTEKTTPKPQAPKLRSRAWFDNPDNIDMTSLYLERYLNFGLSLEELRSGKPIIGIAQTGSDLSPCNRHHLVLAERIREGIREQGGIALEFPVHPIQETGKRPTAGLDRNLAYLALVEAIYGYPLDGVVLTTGCDKTTPALLMAAATVNIPAIALSVGPMLNGWHKGERTGSGTIVWKGRQMMAAGELDADGFIKLVASSAPSTGYCNTMGTATTMNSLAEALGMMLPASAAIPAPYRDRQECAWRTGKRIVDMVHEDLKPSDILTLDAFHNAIVVNAAIGGSTNAPIHLAAIARHIGVDLPLKDWERLGHKVPLLVNLQPAGEYLGEDYYRAGGVPAVVAQLIGQGLIAEDAMTVNGLTIGDNCRDATIEDDKVIKTFDQPLVEEAGFLVLSGNLFDAAIMKTSVISDEFRARYLSNPNDPEAFEGPAVVFDGPEDYHHRIDDPSVGITPETLMFMRGAGPIGYPGAAEVVNMRPPSYLITEGVSALPCIGDGRQSGTSGSPSILNASPEAAAMGGLALLQTGDRVRMDLKKGTVDVLISDEELAARRADLEAKGGYPYPASQTPWQEIQRALVGQMDTGAILEGSEKYQRIAQTMGLPRDNH, from the coding sequence ATGACCGAAAAGACCACACCCAAGCCGCAGGCCCCGAAACTGAGGTCGCGCGCCTGGTTCGATAATCCCGACAATATCGACATGACCTCGCTCTATCTTGAGCGATACCTGAACTTCGGCCTCAGCCTTGAGGAACTGCGTTCGGGCAAGCCGATCATCGGTATCGCCCAGACCGGCAGCGACTTGTCGCCGTGCAACCGCCACCACCTGGTGCTGGCTGAGCGTATCCGCGAAGGCATACGCGAACAGGGCGGCATCGCGCTGGAATTCCCGGTTCACCCGATCCAGGAAACCGGCAAGCGCCCCACCGCTGGCCTCGACCGCAACCTGGCCTACCTGGCGCTCGTCGAGGCGATCTACGGCTACCCGCTCGACGGTGTGGTGCTGACGACCGGTTGCGACAAGACTACCCCGGCGCTGCTGATGGCAGCCGCCACGGTGAACATCCCGGCGATCGCCCTGTCGGTCGGCCCGATGCTCAACGGCTGGCACAAGGGCGAGCGTACCGGTTCGGGTACGATCGTGTGGAAGGGCCGCCAGATGATGGCGGCGGGCGAACTGGACGCGGACGGCTTCATCAAGCTCGTTGCGTCCTCGGCGCCTTCGACCGGCTATTGCAACACGATGGGCACGGCAACGACGATGAACTCGCTGGCCGAGGCACTGGGCATGATGCTGCCCGCCTCCGCCGCGATCCCCGCGCCTTACCGTGACCGCCAGGAATGCGCATGGCGCACCGGCAAGCGCATCGTCGACATGGTGCACGAGGACCTTAAGCCCTCGGACATCCTGACGCTGGATGCATTCCACAACGCCATCGTCGTCAACGCCGCCATCGGCGGGTCGACCAACGCGCCGATCCACCTTGCGGCGATCGCCCGTCACATCGGCGTCGACCTGCCGCTCAAGGATTGGGAGCGCCTTGGACACAAGGTCCCGCTGCTGGTGAACCTCCAGCCCGCCGGTGAATACCTGGGCGAGGACTACTACCGTGCGGGCGGCGTGCCTGCCGTGGTGGCGCAGCTGATCGGCCAGGGGCTGATCGCCGAGGATGCGATGACCGTCAACGGCCTGACCATCGGCGACAACTGCCGCGATGCGACCATCGAGGACGACAAGGTCATCAAGACCTTCGACCAGCCCTTGGTGGAGGAAGCGGGCTTCCTGGTCCTGTCGGGCAACCTGTTCGACGCGGCGATCATGAAGACCAGCGTGATCTCGGACGAGTTCCGCGCGCGTTACCTCTCGAACCCCAACGATCCCGAGGCTTTCGAAGGCCCCGCCGTGGTGTTCGACGGTCCCGAAGATTACCACCACCGGATCGACGATCCCTCGGTGGGCATCACGCCTGAAACCCTGATGTTCATGCGCGGCGCCGGCCCGATCGGCTATCCGGGCGCGGCGGAAGTGGTGAACATGCGTCCGCCTTCGTACCTCATCACCGAAGGCGTGAGCGCCCTTCCCTGCATCGGCGACGGGCGCCAGTCCGGCACTTCGGGCAGCCCCTCGATCCTCAACGCTTCGCCCGAAGCGGCTGCGATGGGCGGCCTCGCGCTGCTGCAGACCGGCGACCGCGTGCGCATGGACCTCAAGAAGGGCACAGTCGACGTGCTCATCTCGGACGAGGAACTGGCGGCGCGCCGTGCCGATCTGGAAGCCAAGGGCGGCTACCCCTACCCGGCCTCGCAAACCCCGTGGCAGGAAATCCAGCGCGCCCTCGTGGGCCAGATGGATACCGGTGCGATCCTGGAAGGTTCGGAAAAGTACCAGCGCATCGCCCAGACCATGGGCCTGCCGCGCGACAACCACTAA
- a CDS encoding aldose epimerase family protein, giving the protein MRNPGKGILTATASVLALALAANPAMAADASQAPAGKLANGTHVDAVTLTAANGVSATILTYGATLWKLMAPDRDGKVADVLLAYDDVASFEKTPNFWGATIGRYGNRIADGKFTLDGKSYQLLQNDHGQSLHGGGKGFDVQNWKLESIKSGKVATAVFSLVSPDGDSGYPGTVKTKVTYSLDEAGNLQIVFDATTDKPTVLNMTNHAIFNMAGEGSPRDATQNVLTIPASRYTPVNEKLIPTGELRAVEGTPFDFRKPKALAGDIRDGRDQQILYGRGFDHNFALDKGQTKTPELAARLEDPVSGRVLELLTTEPGVQFYSGNFLDGTFLGKQGHLYRMGDGIALEPQKFPDSPNQPSFPSTRVDPGKAYRHVMIYRLSTSAR; this is encoded by the coding sequence ATGAGGAATCCGGGTAAAGGTATCTTGACGGCGACAGCGTCCGTCCTGGCACTCGCATTGGCTGCAAATCCGGCGATGGCCGCCGATGCGTCGCAGGCCCCTGCGGGCAAGCTCGCCAACGGCACACATGTCGATGCGGTTACGCTGACCGCCGCCAACGGCGTTTCGGCAACGATCCTGACTTACGGCGCCACGCTATGGAAGCTGATGGCGCCCGACCGCGACGGCAAGGTCGCCGACGTCCTGCTCGCCTATGACGATGTCGCCTCTTTCGAGAAGACCCCGAACTTCTGGGGCGCGACCATCGGCCGTTACGGCAACCGCATCGCCGACGGCAAGTTCACGCTGGACGGCAAGTCCTACCAACTGCTCCAGAACGATCACGGCCAGTCGCTGCACGGCGGCGGCAAGGGTTTCGACGTCCAGAACTGGAAGCTCGAATCGATCAAGTCGGGCAAGGTCGCGACTGCGGTGTTCTCGCTCGTCAGCCCTGATGGCGATTCGGGCTACCCCGGCACGGTGAAAACCAAGGTCACCTACTCGCTGGACGAGGCTGGTAACCTGCAGATCGTGTTCGACGCGACGACCGACAAGCCGACCGTGCTCAACATGACCAACCACGCCATCTTCAACATGGCCGGCGAAGGCTCGCCCCGCGACGCCACGCAGAACGTGCTGACGATCCCGGCCAGCCGTTACACCCCGGTGAACGAGAAGCTGATCCCCACCGGCGAACTGCGCGCCGTCGAAGGCACCCCCTTCGATTTCCGCAAGCCCAAAGCGCTTGCCGGCGACATCCGCGACGGACGTGACCAGCAGATCCTCTACGGCCGCGGTTTCGACCACAACTTCGCGCTCGACAAGGGCCAGACCAAAACGCCGGAACTCGCCGCCAGGCTGGAAGACCCGGTCTCGGGCCGCGTGCTGGAACTGCTGACGACCGAGCCGGGCGTGCAGTTCTACTCCGGCAACTTCCTCGACGGGACGTTCCTGGGCAAGCAGGGCCACCTCTACCGCATGGGCGACGGCATCGCGCTGGAACCGCAGAAGTTCCCGGACTCGCCTAACCAGCCCAGCTTCCCCTCTACCCGCGTCGATCCCGGCAAGGCCTACAGGCATGTCATGATCTACCGCCTCAGCACTTCTGCACGCTGA
- a CDS encoding sugar MFS transporter, protein MPPVVSSGDTPVVHDTPHGVRYGPALTLLASLFFMWGFITVINNTLLPHLRSVFDLSYTQTTLIESVWFIAYFVASIPSAKLIERVGYQKSLVVGLLIMAAGALGMMLAASIPSYGVTLVMLFVIASGITLLQVAANPYVAVVGNPATASSRLNLVQALNSAGTMLAPLFGAYLILGRSKSGTSAAGTVLTEAERIADAHSVILPYALVAAVLVILAVVIAKFPLPAMGSAGSRVAKADRKNLSLWNHRNLVFGIPAIFIYLIAEIGVANLFVNFVSQPDIANTTHEQAGKYLAFLWGGMMVGRFVGSAVMQRFDASKVLALFSIGAFIVMMITVFAHGPIAMWSLILVGLFHSIMFPTIFTLGIKGLGPLTEEGSGLLVMAIAGGALVIVQGWIADNYGLQTSFLLTAACELYVLFYALWGSKVTHAEADPKVVFE, encoded by the coding sequence ATGCCCCCAGTGGTCTCATCCGGAGATACCCCCGTGGTTCACGATACGCCCCATGGCGTACGCTACGGCCCCGCGCTCACGCTGCTTGCCAGCCTGTTCTTCATGTGGGGGTTCATCACCGTAATCAACAACACGCTGCTGCCGCATCTGCGCAGTGTGTTCGACCTCAGCTACACCCAGACGACGCTGATCGAATCGGTGTGGTTCATCGCCTACTTCGTCGCCTCGATCCCCTCGGCAAAGCTGATCGAACGGGTCGGCTATCAAAAGTCGCTGGTCGTGGGCCTGCTCATCATGGCCGCCGGCGCGCTGGGCATGATGCTGGCTGCCAGCATTCCGTCCTACGGCGTAACGCTCGTGATGCTCTTCGTCATCGCCAGCGGCATCACCCTGCTTCAGGTCGCGGCCAACCCCTATGTCGCCGTCGTCGGTAACCCGGCCACCGCATCGTCTCGCCTCAACCTGGTGCAGGCGCTGAACTCAGCCGGCACCATGCTGGCTCCCCTGTTCGGTGCCTACCTGATCCTGGGCCGGTCCAAGAGCGGCACGTCCGCAGCCGGAACCGTCCTGACCGAAGCAGAGCGTATCGCCGACGCGCACTCGGTGATCCTGCCCTACGCGCTCGTCGCGGCGGTGCTGGTCATCCTCGCCGTGGTCATCGCCAAGTTCCCGCTGCCCGCCATGGGCTCGGCCGGATCGCGCGTCGCCAAGGCAGACCGCAAGAACCTGTCGCTGTGGAACCACCGCAACCTGGTGTTCGGCATCCCCGCGATCTTCATCTACCTGATCGCGGAAATCGGCGTCGCCAACCTCTTCGTGAACTTCGTCAGCCAGCCCGACATCGCCAACACCACGCACGAACAGGCCGGCAAGTATCTCGCCTTCCTGTGGGGCGGCATGATGGTCGGCCGCTTCGTCGGCTCCGCCGTCATGCAGCGCTTCGACGCGAGCAAGGTCCTCGCCCTGTTCTCCATCGGCGCCTTCATCGTGATGATGATCACCGTCTTCGCCCATGGCCCGATCGCCATGTGGTCGCTGATCCTCGTCGGGCTGTTCCACTCGATCATGTTCCCCACGATCTTCACGCTGGGCATCAAGGGCCTTGGCCCGCTCACCGAAGAAGGCTCGGGCCTGCTGGTCATGGCCATTGCCGGCGGCGCGCTGGTGATCGTCCAGGGCTGGATCGCCGACAACTACGGCCTTCAGACCTCGTTCCTGCTGACCGCCGCATGCGAACTCTACGTGCTGTTCTATGCACTGTGGGGGAGCAAGGTAACCCATGCGGAAGCCGACCCGAAAGTCGTTTTCGAATAA
- a CDS encoding FadR/GntR family transcriptional regulator: MNEDASAKPGDEARGPGRRLHGAIAHKLGTAILSGKYAPGDILSGEVAFAEELQVSRSAYREAIQVLTAKGLVASRPKAGTRVLPRDRWNLLDPEVLGWAFAGEPDIEFVRSLFELRAIVEPAAARLAAQRRDKADLKTMKDALTAMRRHTLTTEAGRAADRDFHKAILQATRNDALLVLSASIGAAVNWTTQFKQRARALPRNPIPDHVRVYDAIAAGDAGGAAEAMNVLVDLALEDTKSSMVEK, translated from the coding sequence ATGAATGAAGACGCCAGCGCCAAACCCGGTGACGAAGCCCGTGGGCCCGGAAGACGGCTGCACGGCGCCATCGCACACAAGCTGGGTACGGCCATCTTGTCAGGCAAATATGCCCCGGGCGACATTCTTTCCGGCGAAGTCGCCTTCGCCGAGGAACTGCAGGTCTCGCGCAGCGCCTACCGTGAAGCGATACAGGTGCTCACCGCCAAGGGCCTCGTCGCAAGCCGCCCCAAGGCCGGCACCCGCGTCCTCCCGCGCGACCGCTGGAACCTGCTCGACCCCGAAGTGCTGGGCTGGGCCTTCGCCGGTGAACCCGACATCGAATTCGTGCGCAGCCTGTTCGAACTGCGCGCCATCGTCGAACCCGCCGCCGCCCGCCTCGCCGCCCAGCGCCGCGACAAGGCAGACCTCAAGACGATGAAAGACGCGCTCACCGCCATGCGCCGCCACACCCTCACCACCGAGGCAGGCCGCGCAGCAGACCGCGACTTTCACAAAGCCATCCTCCAGGCCACCCGCAACGACGCACTTCTGGTCCTGAGCGCCTCGATCGGTGCAGCGGTGAACTGGACCACCCAGTTCAAACAACGCGCCCGCGCCCTGCCACGAAATCCGATCCCCGATCACGTGCGCGTGTACGATGCGATTGCCGCCGGTGATGCCGGAGGCGCCGCAGAGGCGATGAACGTGCTGGTCGATCTGGCGCTTGAAGATACCAAAAGCTCGATGGTGGAGAAGTAA